In one window of Bos mutus isolate GX-2022 chromosome 13, NWIPB_WYAK_1.1, whole genome shotgun sequence DNA:
- the LOC102272022 gene encoding LOW QUALITY PROTEIN: prostaglandin F synthase 2 (The sequence of the model RefSeq protein was modified relative to this genomic sequence to represent the inferred CDS: inserted 1 base in 1 codon), giving the protein MDPKSQRVKLNDGHFIPVLGFGTYAPEEVPKSEALEATKFAIEVGFRHVDSAHLYQNEEQVGQAIRSKIADGTVKREDIFYTSKLWCNSLQPELVRPALEKSLQNLQLDYVDLYIIHSPVSLKPGNKFVPKDESGKLIFDSVDLCHTWEALEKCKDAGLTKSIGVSNFNHKQLEKILNKPGLKYKPVCNQVECHPYLNQSKLLEFCKSHDIVLVAYAALGAQLLSEWVNSNNPXLLEDLVLCAIAKKHKQTPALVALHYQVQRGVVVLAKSFNKKRIKENMQVFDFELTPEDMKAIDGLNRNTRYYDFQQGIGHPEYPFSEEY; this is encoded by the exons ATGGATCCCAAAAGCCAGAGGGTGAAGCTTAATGATGGCCACTTCATTCCTGTCCTGGGATTTGGAACCTATGCACCTGAGGAG GTTCCTAAGAGTGAAGCCCTGGAGGCCACCAAATTTGCTATAGAGGTTGGGTTCCGCCATGTGGACAGTGCTCATTTGTATCAAAATGAGGAGCAGGTTGGCCAGGCCATTCGAAGCAAGATTGCAGATGGCACTGTGAAGAGAGAAGACATATTCTACACTTCAAAG CTTTGGTGCAATTCCCTTCAACCAGAGTTGGTCCGACCAGCCTTGGAAAAGTCATTGCAAAATCTTCAACTGGACTATGTCGATCTCTATATTATTCATTCTCCAGTGTCTCTGAAG CCAGGGAATAAATTTGTTCCAAAAGATGAAAGTGGAAAACTGATATTTGACTCGGTGGATCTCTGTCACACATGGGAG gccctggagaAGTGTAAGGACGCAGGGCTGACCAAGTCCATTGGGGTGTCCAACTTCAACCACAAGCAGCTGGAGAAGATCCTGAACAAGCCGGGGCTCAAGTACAAGCCTGTCTGCAACCAG GTGGAATGTCACCCTTACCTCAACCAGAGCAAACTGTTAGAGTTCTGCAAGTCACATGATATTGTCCTAGTTGCTTATGCTGCTCTGGGAGCCCAACTATTGTCAGAATG GGTGAACTCAAACAACC TTCTCTTGGAGGACCTGGTTCTTTGTGCCATTGCCAAAAAGCACAAGCAAACCCCAGCTCTGGTTGCCCTTCACTACCAGGTACAACGTGGAGTTGTGGTTCTGGCCAAGAGTTTCAACAAGAAGAGGATCAAAGAGAATATGCAG gtgTTTGACTTTGAACTGACTCCGGAAGATATGAAAGCAATCGATGGCCTCAATCGTAATACAAGATACTATGATTTTCAACA GGGTATTGGTCACCCTGAGTATCCATTTTCTGAAGAATATTAA